A region from the Acidiferrobacter sp. SPIII_3 genome encodes:
- a CDS encoding alpha/beta fold hydrolase: MNRRVFAGLEQALARPCASLDLPGHGRAAYEPGALDPDTLAAELAARHPGAHAWLGWSLGGLVALTLAARHPESVSRLILVGATPCFVRARDWPHGTEPAVFQTFAKQLAIDHEATLRRFLTLQAGAGARSEVRALMADLEGGGAPRPEALAEGLAVLQESDRRPLLPAVHAPVLLLHGMDDTIVSIEAARAAAALMPNARFCAVGRGHAPFLNALPESAALIRDFLHE; encoded by the coding sequence TTGAACCGAAGGGTCTTTGCCGGGCTCGAGCAGGCCCTGGCGCGGCCCTGCGCATCGCTGGACCTGCCGGGCCATGGACGGGCCGCCTACGAGCCGGGCGCGCTCGACCCGGATACGCTCGCGGCCGAACTAGCCGCGCGTCATCCCGGGGCCCATGCCTGGCTCGGCTGGTCGCTCGGCGGGCTCGTTGCCCTGACACTCGCCGCGCGCCATCCCGAAAGCGTAAGCCGGCTTATCCTGGTTGGAGCGACACCCTGTTTCGTGCGTGCCCGCGATTGGCCCCACGGCACCGAACCCGCGGTCTTTCAGACCTTCGCCAAGCAGTTGGCCATCGATCATGAGGCCACCCTGCGACGATTTCTGACCTTGCAGGCCGGCGCCGGCGCGCGTTCCGAGGTGCGCGCGCTCATGGCTGATCTCGAGGGCGGCGGGGCGCCGCGCCCGGAGGCCCTGGCCGAAGGGCTCGCGGTGCTTCAAGAAAGCGACCGCCGTCCGCTCTTGCCCGCCGTGCATGCGCCGGTGCTCCTCTTGCACGGTATGGACGACACGATCGTCTCGATCGAGGCCGCGCGCGCGGCCGCCGCGCTTATGCCGAACGCGCGTTTTTGCGCGGTGGGCCGCGGGCATGCGCCATTTCTGAACGCGCTGCCGGAGAGCGCCGCCCTTATCCGGGATTTCCTTCATGAATGA
- a CDS encoding GNAT family N-acetyltransferase codes for MSIIRTSRFVLRPYERRDATAFAYAVREAAVAADHWLSWAEETYSEQDARSWFRSVAVGHKMGTSHEYGIFSLAEEAFIGGAGLNRIDSHNRLANLGYWVRPTRRRQGVACECASALVEYAFTVLGLQRIEVVVAVGNDASAGVARKLGAHLECVAQNRLRVRGQPVPAYVFALTAHPYERPS; via the coding sequence ATGTCGATCATCCGGACATCGAGGTTTGTGCTGCGCCCCTATGAAAGGCGGGATGCGACGGCATTCGCGTACGCGGTCCGCGAGGCCGCGGTCGCGGCCGATCATTGGTTGTCCTGGGCCGAAGAGACCTATAGCGAACAGGATGCGCGCAGCTGGTTCCGGTCAGTGGCCGTTGGCCATAAGATGGGGACGAGCCACGAGTACGGCATATTCTCCCTGGCCGAGGAGGCGTTTATCGGTGGCGCCGGCCTGAATCGCATCGATTCCCACAATCGCCTGGCCAATCTTGGGTACTGGGTACGGCCAACGCGCCGCCGCCAGGGAGTGGCGTGCGAATGTGCCTCGGCGCTCGTTGAATACGCCTTTACCGTGCTCGGCCTCCAGAGGATCGAGGTCGTGGTCGCGGTCGGCAACGACGCAAGCGCGGGGGTGGCGCGCAAGCTCGGCGCCCACCTGGAGTGCGTGGCGCAGAATCGACTCCGCGTTCGTGGCCAGCCGGTCCCCGCCTACGTCTTCGCGCTCACTGCGCACCCCTACGAGCGGCCATCATGA
- the bioC gene encoding malonyl-ACP O-methyltransferase BioC — protein MNDLSPEAIRHSFDRAARHYDEGAVLQRTVADELLSRFQWLRVEPATVLDVGTGTGYALSHLRRRFRKARVLACDIAWAMACAARSRRVLWRPSPVWVADAHDLPLGAQTIDCIYSSLALQWMDAPRAFAEFRRVLRGEGLLTFATFGPDTLRELRTAWAHVDDRPHVHSFMDMHDLGDALIEAGFSDPVLDVERYTLTYESVGAALRDLKRIGAHNAAAARFPGLTGKGRYRRFEQAYEGFRQDGRLPVTYEVVYGQAWVPSGAPPPSIPSRGRPVIPIRSA, from the coding sequence ATGAATGACTTAAGCCCCGAGGCCATCCGCCACAGCTTCGATCGCGCCGCGCGCCATTACGACGAGGGCGCGGTCTTGCAGCGCACGGTGGCAGACGAGCTCTTGAGCCGCTTCCAATGGTTGCGTGTCGAGCCCGCCACCGTGCTCGACGTGGGGACCGGCACCGGCTATGCCCTCTCCCATCTGCGCCGCCGGTTTCGTAAGGCACGAGTGCTGGCCTGCGATATCGCGTGGGCGATGGCTTGCGCCGCGCGGTCGCGCCGGGTGCTGTGGCGTCCAAGCCCGGTGTGGGTCGCGGACGCCCACGACCTGCCCCTGGGCGCCCAGACCATCGATTGCATCTATTCGAGTCTGGCCCTGCAGTGGATGGATGCCCCGCGCGCCTTTGCCGAGTTTCGCCGCGTCCTGCGGGGGGAGGGCCTGTTGACCTTTGCCACCTTTGGCCCCGATACCTTGCGGGAGCTGCGCACCGCCTGGGCGCATGTCGATGATCGGCCGCATGTACATAGTTTCATGGATATGCATGACCTGGGGGATGCCCTGATCGAGGCCGGATTCTCGGATCCCGTCCTCGATGTCGAGCGCTATACCCTCACCTACGAGTCGGTGGGCGCCGCATTGCGTGATTTGAAGCGTATCGGGGCGCATAATGCCGCGGCGGCCCGTTTCCCCGGGCTCACGGGCAAGGGCCGCTATCGGCGCTTCGAGCAGGCCTATGAGGGCTTCCGCCAGGACGGGCGGCTGCCCGTGACCTACGAAGTCGTCTATGGCCAGGCGTGGGTCCCATCGGGCGCGCCGCCCCCGTCCATTCCCTCCAGGGGCCGTCCCGTAATCCCCATCCGGAGTGCCTGA